The genomic region CAATCTTTTCCTCCTGCAAGCTCCAAAGAAATATCAGAGTTACAGAATGCTTAAAGAACAGGTAGAAAAGAAATACTAGTAGCAATGAAAATGTAATACTCATATAATCATCTCTCAAGTAGGATCTTATAGAGATTTCTCAAGATACCAGGAAAGCTCCAACAAGCAAGGCTACTTGCAAAGTTTTCATGCTGGGAATATGTATTACaaggttctaacttaattAAGATGTACAATGACATCTCAGGCACTTGGCATATTTCATCAAGTTCTCAACCAGACCTGAATTTCTGGATCAGCAACAACATACTGCTTCAAGAGCCTGTCCCCAAATGCACGAGAAACGGCAAGAACACCTCCTACTCTCCAAGTTCCTACAAAGATGATTCCACTCATAATAAAAGGAAGAAATTCAACACATTGTAGCAATGGTTaaacagaaaataaagaaGGGAAGGTAAGAGGAGGAATGAGAAATGGCTAGATGTGAAACCGCACCAGCCCACATGACAAATCCTCCTGCATCCTCAATCCGTTGTCTCTCATCAGTTTGATCTGGCTTGTGATCGCGAGACACGGCAATAGCTGTAAGAAGAGATATCATAGAAAAGTCAGGTATAAATAATCATTTTAGCAATCAACTTCATGCGTGGTGTCATgaattaaatgaataaaaaggaaagaaaacaaaaagaaaatgattaaTCTTACCATTGCCTCCTCTGCAGATAACAGCTCGGGAATCCCCAACATTTGCAACTAGCAAACGGTCACCAACGAGTATAGCCGTAGAAGCAGTTGATCCAGCATCCCTATTCTGATTATTTtctgattttaaaaattcagaGTCTGTATGGTTGTAGGCATCAGCTGGAGGTTggaaatttaaaacacaagtTAGGCTGATGAATGAACAACCAACTAGAAAAAAACACAGTTGTATGACACAGTTATAAAGCGAATAACCTATAGCCGATTTGGTGTCAGATATGAACTTTGGATGCCTGATCAAATTACTGAAAAGGTTTTGCTTCACATATTCAGCTGCCCGAGCACCTCCATGGCCTGAAATAACCGTGCTTGTTAAGATTAGGTTAAACAATTTCTAACTAAGCATTACTAGCGAGCAATGAATTGTTTTTACAttactaaaaaaatatgatttttaatgatgcattgtaaaagaaaatatttaattctaCAGCAAATTTTAACAGTACAAACCACCTCAGCATAGAATTTATAGTTTACCACAGTAATGCCCCATCCTGAGCCAATAACAGCCCTTGATAAATGGCTTCATATACTGCTACCACATTGGAGCAGATAACAACTACCAGAATCTGCACGAAATCCTTTCAGATACATTCTCTAAGTTGGAACTACAGTGTATTATTATATAAGTTGGTATATGTTCTACTATAACTGTCTAGCAACCTTATATACTTAAGCAAAGGGATTAGAGCTAGATTAAGgaacaaaacacataattttaaaacagAAAAGAGATTATGCAATGAAGAAAGGATACAGCATggaaaacatatataaattatacAAGACTCTTACCACACAAATAATAATCACCACAGACGTTACAAAATGTACTTACCCATAATTGGTTCATGTGAAGTATACATAAACCAATAGTTAGTAAGGTTGTTTGCATGTTCATGCATGTGTgcaagagagaaagagagaaacatACCATCAAAGACTCCAAAAAGACCAACTATCTCTCCATCAACACCATCAATCCTTGTCTCATAAAAATCTTCCATCGAAGACCTTTTCCCTGGAGAGCTAGCATAGCCGTAGCTGAACTTTCCATTCTGACTGTTGCCAGAAAACATGGGACACTTGGATTTAGTCATCTTCCGAAACATTCcattatttaagaaaagatGCAAACTGAATAACATTGATTCCTCATTATCATCAAATTTAAGCACAACATATTTAAGTAGCTTTTAATATAATAGCTTCCGCACTTTCAAAAGATATTTCTTCATGCATTTCTACTCCTTAATTCATTTCCATATGAAGATTTAACAAGAATTTAGATTTTCTATCTTTATAAGCTGCATGACCTAAATCACATGACAAAACCATGCAGTAAATTTTCAAGGCAAGAGATGCAACTAACTTAGTGCAAAGCTAGAAAGGTCCAAAAACTGCCTTGCCGAGATTAAGGAAGTCAGATCCTaagcaaaacagaaaaaaaaataataatccgTTCTAGCCAGAGTAATATCGGCAATAcgacaaaattttattaatcctgACCCATAAATAATGGAACAAACATGAGTGACTTCATTCCCCATGATGACAACTGAGAAATGGTCGCATGCATTGAAAACGACAAATTGAAGATTTTGGCACAGTTTGCTCCCACATTATGCAGTGGCAAAtcattaaaaggaaaagatcCACAAGAATTTAACACATGACAAGCTGCTCCAAAATTGAGAACAAATGTCAGAACTTTCCAAATTTATGGAGGTTAAGCATGCattaattgcataatttatttatttcccttccctctattttctttttatttggttttgctCAGTGATATCAATGGACAGCCACAGGCCCTATCTAATTGAGATGTGTTTTAAGGTTCACCTCAAAGCAAACCATCCAAATTAGCAGAGATCTTTGTCTAAAGGCAATTAAACAACAGATACATCACGAATTCCAAATATTAAAGGAGATGGttcaatttttaatgaaaagctaGTAGTATTAACAGATATTTCCAAATttcatacaaaataaataacaacaaATTCAGAATATATGCATAAAAATTGGACAGGACATGCAAACCAAAACACAACCACAtggaatttgaaaaagaaaaaaagtaaaagagtaACTTCCAAACCTATAAAAAAGTATCATTCCAAAGAAATTCTAGATCTAACCAAAAGATTGATGaaaatagaagaagaagaagaagaaaggcaGCAACCTAAGGCCTCCGCCGCTGACCGGTCCATCTTCAGCATGAACCTGGGTTGAAGATTGCAACACGGAATTCAGATAGCCCATACTATCGCTCGAGCTTTCAAATTTTCCACCTCTTATCACTTGTATCCAAATCAGGaaataacaaaaacacaaGCCTACTCGATAACCTCTATATTTTAGCTGAAGATATTGATagataacaaaaaaagaatagcCTAATTTAGTAATTTTGGCAAGCTAATGAAACCAAAAACAGTCTTCACGTTTCCAGGATCATCTCAAAATCGAATCAATCTTAACCTgaaatgaaaattcaaaaaatttcagaTCCAAACTCAAACGAATAGATCTTAAGATCTCAATCTCATGCATAACATGCTAATCAAAGCCTAAACAAACAAACGGAACATATCGAAGGCAATAAATGCAGGAGTTACCTGAAGGAGAAGGGATAGGAAAGGAAATGCCATGAGAGATTGGAAGGAAAAAAGACGAGACTTTCAAAAGAGAAGAAAcggttttagagagagaagaaggaaAACTCAAACCAGAGGCTGCTGATCTTTCTGTTCCAAGTTTGGTTTCAGTTCGGTTTTTGGTTTGTTGTAAGCAGCCCGATTGAAACACCAAAAAACAAagataaacaaattaataatttaatttaattaatgatgaaataaaaaggaaaaaataaaattggtgATGCTAGAAAACGGGGGTGGAGTTGTTTGGTTCACACGCGGCGCCGAAGAGAAAGCCGAGGGCCAAGCTTACGATACGACCAAGTCAACCAAGTCTTCTTTATTAGGTGGTTGAACCCAACACGCGTCGCACATGCAGAAGGAGGTGTACCACCCTTCGTTTTATCTAAGGTATATAGTATTTTTGCTCTTTATCTCTTTTCggtttttcactttgtttctttttttaattgaggttgagtaatttttttctccttttgaaTTATTGTTAGTATTAGTATCTAATATTCATAtactattaattaatgaataaatttaaaaataaatattcacaattaaaaaatatttatgatttattgaCAACgttactttaaaaaataaaaaataaaagtttaaacatGTCAACAAATGAGTGGAATAAATTTAA from Theobroma cacao cultivar B97-61/B2 chromosome 9, Criollo_cocoa_genome_V2, whole genome shotgun sequence harbors:
- the LOC18587664 gene encoding probable protein phosphatase 2C 59 codes for the protein MGYLNSVLQSSTQVHAEDGPVSGGGLSQNGKFSYGYASSPGKRSSMEDFYETRIDGVDGEIVGLFGVFDGHGGARAAEYVKQNLFSNLIRHPKFISDTKSAIADAYNHTDSEFLKSENNQNRDAGSTASTAILVGDRLLVANVGDSRAVICRGGNAIAVSRDHKPDQTDERQRIEDAGGFVMWAGTWRVGGVLAVSRAFGDRLLKQYVVADPEIQEEKIDSSLEFLILASDGLWDVVSNEEAVAMIKPIQDPEQAAKRLMQEAYQRGSADNITCVVVRFLANQGGSSRSLPA